The following are encoded together in the Peromyscus leucopus breed LL Stock chromosome 1, UCI_PerLeu_2.1, whole genome shotgun sequence genome:
- the Ctsc gene encoding dipeptidyl peptidase 1 isoform X2 has product MGPWPYLARAALLLVFLGVCTVRSDTPANCTYPDLLGTWVFQVGPRGPRSHVNCSVMEPKEENVHVVVHLKKLDTAYDEFGNSGHFTLIYNQGFEIVLNDYKWFAFFKDVTDFISQLFMQLGTVGIYDLPHLKNKLVIK; this is encoded by the exons ATGGGTCCCTGGCCCTACTTGGCGCGCGCCGCCCTGTTGCTGGTGTTCTTGGGTGTCTGCACCGTGCGTTCCGATACACCTGCCAACTGCACCTACCCTGACCTGCTGGGCACCTGGGTCTTCCAGGTGGGCCCCAGAGGTCCCCGAAGCCACGTTAACTGCTCGGTGATGG aacCAAAGGAAGAAAACGTCCATGTTGTGGTACACCTTAAGAAGTTGGATACAGCATATGATGAATTCGGCAATTCTGGACATTTCACCCTCATTTACAACCAAGGCTTCGAGATTGTGTTGAATGACTACAAATGGTTTGCCTTTTTCAAG GATGTCACTGATTTTATCAGTCAGTTGTTCATGCAGCTGGGAACTGTGGGAATATATGATTTGCCACATCTGAAGAACAAGCTGG ttaTTAAGTAG